The Plasmodium relictum strain SGS1 genome assembly, chromosome: 9 genome window below encodes:
- a CDS encoding coatomer delta subunit, putative, whose product MTVLSAVISTKSKILVSRQFRNISKCDLDSLTIPFHNLIERERSDHTYIETDKVRYVYQPLDSIYIFLITNINSNIIEDLEIIKVLSQIIQDICQGNINESTILKKCFTIIFYIDELIKNGVREIVNSNQIKTYIEMESHEEKLQTIIRENKEKEEKERRKFIASKLEKNRQKQNKVSSNSFLSNDLISNIDYNSNIDIYKNEEINMIDENFNSYKGMQLSNKKENVRILNVVENKVESKPTINVNSIFDKSVNVIITENIICTLSSEGTLCDLDIQGAFNLQINNNKYSKVIVELENDYSEKAKIHPILDKNKYNSNILELKDKSKSFRTNTIYPLLKWKINHLNDSYIPLNISCWPCEDNETTLLNLEIENKRKGSDEIMYDLNVNIMCPSSSQPQIISKDKGIIEHDGILLAWKVGTLKNNQNCQIEISIQSKSESVFPFSVEAKSNILAHKLNVLKIYDEDTKEDIEYEVKKNITYLFTINK is encoded by the exons atgacAGTTCTAAGTGCAGTAATAAGTACAAAAAGCAAGATACTTGTTTCCCGTCAATTTCGAAATATTAGTAAATGTGATTTAGATTCTTTAACTATTCCATTTCATAATCTAATTGAAAGAGAAAGAAGTGATCATACATATATAGAGACAGATAAAGTGAGATATGTATATCAACCTTTAGatagcatatatatatttttaataacaaatataaattctaatataatagaagatttagaaataataaaagtactAAGTCAAATAATACAAGATATATGTCAAggaaatattaatgaaagcacaattttaaagaaatgttttactataattttttacatagatgaattaattaaaaatggaGTTAGAGAAATAGTGAACAGTaatcaaataaaaacatatattgaAATGGAATCCCACGAGGAAAAATTGCAAACAATAATTAGAgaaaacaaagaaaaagaagaaaaagaaagaagaaaatttattgCTTCAAAATTAGAAAAGAATAGgcaaaaacaaaataaagtTAGTAGCAACAGCTTTCTTTCAAATGACTTAATTAGCAATATAGATTATAATAGTAatattgatatatataaaaatgaagagaTTAATATGAtagatgaaaattttaattcttaTAAAGGAATGCAGTtatctaataaaaaagagaatgTTAGAATATTAAATGTTGTAGAGAATAAAGTAGAAAGTAAGCCAACTATAAATGTGAATTCTATTTTTGATAAATCAGTTAATGTAATTATAACggaaaatataatatgtaCATTAAGTTCTGAAGGAACATTATGTGATTTAGATATTCAAGGTGCTTTTAATTtgcaaataaataataataaatattctaaGGTTATAGTAGAATTAGAAAATGATTATTCAGAAAAAGCAAAAATACATCCAatattagataaaaataaatataattctaATATACTAGAACTAAAAGATAAAAGTAAAAGTTTTAGAACTAACACTATATATCCATTATTGAAATGgaaaataaatcatttaaacGATTCTTATATACCTTTGAATATAAGTTGTTGGCCATGTGAAGACAATGAAACaacattattaaatttagaaattgaaaataaaagaaaaggcAGTGATGAAATTATGTATGACTTAAATGTTAATATAATGTGTCCTTCTTCTAGCCAACCTCAAATTATAAGTAAAGATAAAGGTATAATTGAACATGATGGCATTTTATTAGCATGGAAAGTTGGTACTTTAAAGAATAATCAAAATTGTCAAATAGAAATCTCTATTCAGTCAAAATCCGAAAGTGTATTTCCCTTTTCTGTTGAAGCTAAATCAAATATTTTAGCTCACaaattaaat gTTTTAAAGATCTATGATGAAGATACAAAAGAAGATATAGAAtatgaagtaaaaaaaaatataacttatCTCTTTACTATaaacaaataa
- the RPA2 gene encoding DNA-directed RNA polymerase I subunit RPA2, putative, whose translation MIADKCIIKHENEEKNVKRYSNKYIFNNNSVEQNTLKNINLKITDEEIKLHLKIIESLYPNFKLKIGKLINGSYNIFTKFLVQSHLDDFNSFINVYIKNMPETIPVMEFSPQLNNYSVLNNFGNSAKCVKFYVSDIEIRNPVIKNEKGELRNDYPYLCKLSSRNYEGEIFIKINKQYNDEITSTVVSAGHIPIMVLSNLCNLSNLSKKELIKKGEDENLLGGFFIISGHLKVIRFVIYPKYNTLLLNEENKVHINCLLNDNTVFINFLTYYKQNFYSYGVKFQNSVITIPFHILIVLLSPIKKKNYIFNKIKIGIKNENAIKYVEQFINSIFLKNDVNEKEIFEKYNLSYLGKSSYFKRGIFRVYQVSHEKKGKHILKYCVLPHIQNNTEKFETLCLMFKKLVLSKFKLINCANKDSLEYHAVTTCSHLLANMLKDQIMTSLNRFHYQYSRTFYRLLEKKYDTFKISIKQIYLRYKEMISNEMNEDHLNHIPLEVDMNKDIKLNYQDNSNILNHKNESKKKLRSIFIDEKEKLFTSIESYIEELYNDNIIFMEKAKTFSTISLAIIYFFKTGNISSDNLHYQQKSGWVISADEINNLRLLTNFRAIHRGCFFQDVKVLTPRKLLGESWGFICPVHTPDGSPCGLLNHLSQFCYIHNLANNDSHKMNIKLYLKKIGISVNLDETSGIHTIYEDENIPIIVDSIPITYIANKDFNRTVYKLKYAKNHNLYNLKSYFEINAYLDEPSIMDSIVINTFPGRIIRPLFNLKMKSIEYISPSYQPYVSIAINYADIKKNNLARKLLKKREEVVNSKKKNEQKFTLKQQYLFHMNDKNINSKMKKKCNNNSSNCKLDESKINKNVFKILTENNRKNSTDGYVSSSDYETSSDSGIDSENDNMSSTTFIDSDENVNIDIYEQMPQKFEYMELKETSFLSFLASLTPFSDHNQSPRNIYQCQMLKQTMGIQSLNILYTFTNKIYRMITPQLPLVVTRDYEFYGVDNYPSGTNAVVAILSYTGYDMEDALILNKGSVDRGIFQTHIYKTELIDLEKVAGSGDFVFGNNIRYTNNYKSNNIKHDHIGKKLNNDGLPSIQQKIKESTPLYSYINKKNELTTYENFKRHGEYYVDFVSIAKNNSNQIAIVKLRSTRKPQVGDKFASRHGQKGVVSLLFPHEDMPFSESGIVPDIIFNPHGIPSRMTIGMLIESICGKVASVYGKRIDATPFRKYTQQKSFNNQWIDNCGIKGYLQESKEKKNYIHNKSNDSEDNTKDLNFQQSKKKKKYSDITYDDKIDYFAKLLLNKGYDYYGTELLYSGIYGVPLQAHIFIGVIYYQRLRHMAYDKAQVRRSGPVCNLTHQPLKGKRKHGGIRLGEMERDGIISHGCSFVINERFLMNSDGHECFVCPKCGLILSPILQFNASGKIIKGRSIGGKNKMAICKSCDVSCKIIFIPYVIRYLLNELICLNVTIRLNIKSVESMFNLK comes from the exons atgatagCAGATAAATGCATAATTAAGCATGAAAATGaggaaaaaaatgtaaagaGATAcagtaataaatatatttttaataacaaCAGTGTAGAAcaaaatacattaaaaaatataaatttaaaaattactgatgaagaaataaaattacatttaaaaattatagaatCTTTATATcctaattttaaattaaaaattggtaaattaattaatggtagttataatatttttacaaagTTTTTAGTACAATCCCATTTAGAtgattttaattcttttataaacgtatatataaaaaatatgccTGAAACAATACCCGTGATGGAATTTTCACCACAACTAAATAATTATTCTGTCTTAAATAATTTCGGAAATTCAGCAAAATGTGTTAAATTTTATGTAAGTGATATAGAAATAAGAAATccagtaataaaaaatgaaaaaggaGAATTAAGAAACGATTATCCttatttatgtaaattatCCTCAAGAAATTATGAAGgggaaatatttataaaaataaataaacaatatAATGATGAAATAACTAGCACTGTTGTTAGTGCCGGTCATATTCCTATTATGGTTTTATCaaatctttgtaatttaagcaatttaagtaaaaaagaattgattaaaaaaggagaagatgaaaatttattaggtggcttttttattatatcagGGCATTTGAAAGTTATTAGATTTGTAATATATCCAAAGTATAACACTCTACTTcttaatgaagaaaataaagtcCACATAAATTGTTTATTGAATGATAATAcagtttttattaattttttaacttaTTATAAACagaatttttattcatatggTGTTAAATTTCAAAATTCTGTAATTACTATACCCTTTCACATTTTAATAGTACTATTAAGcccaataaaaaaaaaaaattacatatttaataaaataaaaattggaataaaaaatgaaaatgctATTAAATATGTAGAGCAATTTATCAATTctatctttttaaaaaatgacgttaatgaaaaagaaatttttgaaaaatataatttaagttATTTAGGAAAGAGttcttattttaaaagagGCATTTTTAGAGTTTATCAAGTATCCCATGAAAAGAAAGGAAAACATATTTTGAAGTATTGTGTGCTTCCTCATATACAAAATAACACAGAAAAATTCGAAACATTGTGTTtaatgtttaaaaaattagttttaagcaaatttaaattaattaattgtGCAAATAAAGATTCTTTAGAATACCATGCTGTTACTACATGTAGTCATTTATTAGCAAATATGTTAAAAGATCAAATAATGACTTCTTTAAATCGCTTTCATTATCAATACTCTAGAACCTTTTATagattattagaaaaaaaatatgatacatttaaaataagtataaagcaaatatatttaagatACAAAGAAATGATATCAAATGAGATGAATGAAGACCATTTAAATCATATTCCTTTAGAAGTAGATATGAACaaagatataaaattaaactaTCAAG ataattcaaatattttaaatcataaaaatgagtcaaagaaaaaattgaGATCAATATTCAtagatgaaaaagaaaaattatttacaaGTATAGAAAGTTATATAGAAGAATTGTATAATGATAATATCATATTCATGGAAAAAGCAAAGACATTTTCAACAATAAGTTTGGCAATAATATACTTCTTTAAAACAGGAAATATTTCATCAGACAATTTACATTATCAACAAAAAAGTGGCTGGGTTATTTCAGCTGATGAAATTAACAATTTAAGATTACTTACAAATTTTAGAGCTATACATAGAGGTTGCTTTTTCCAAGATGTTAAAGTATTAACACCTAGAAAATTATTAGGAGAATCATGGGGATTTATATGTCCTGTTCATACACCTGACGGTTCTCCTTGTGGTTTGCTAAATCATTTATCTCAATTTTGttatattcataatttaGCTAACAATGATTCacataaaatgaatataaaattgtatttaaaaaaaattggtaTTAGTGTTAATTTAGATGAAACAAGTGGGATACACACTATTTatgaagatgaaaatatTCCTATTATTGTTGATTCAATTCCTATTACATATATTGCTAACAAAGATTTTAACAGAACtgtttataaattaaaatatgcaAAAAATCACAATTTGTATAATTTAAAGTCATATTTCGAAATAAATGCTTATCTTGATGAACCCTCAATAATGGATAGTATAGTAATTAATACATTTCCAGGAAGGATAATTAGAcctttatttaatttgaaaatGAAATCAATTGAATACATTTCCCCTTCTTATCAACCATATGTATCTATTGCCATAAACTATGcagatattaaaaagaataatttagCAAGGAagcttttaaaaaaaagagaagaaGTAGTTAAttctaaaaagaaaaatgaacaAAAGTTCACATTAAAGCAACAGTATTTATTTCACATGAATGATAAAAACATTAATtctaaaatgaaaaaaaaatgtaacaaTAATTCATCTAATTGCAAATTAGATGAatcaaaaattaataaaaatgtatttaaaattttgacgGAAAATAATCGTAAAAACAGTACAGATGGTTATGTTAGTAGTTCTGATTATGAAACTAGTAGTGATTCTGGTATAGATTCAGAAAACGATAACATGTCATCAACAACTTTTATTGATAGTGATGAAAATGTTAATATTGATATTTATGAGCAAATGCCACaaaaatttgaatatatGGAATTAAAGGAAACATcctttttatcttttttagcATCTTTAACTCCTTTTTCTGATCACAATCAAAGCCCACGTAATATTTATCAATGTCAAATGTTGAAACAAACAATGGGAATACAAAGCTTAAATATATTGTATACatttacaaataaaatatatagaatgATAACTCCTCAACTTCCTTTAGTTGTAACAAGAGATTACGAATTTTATGGAGTAGATAATTATCCAAGTGGAACAAATGCAGTGGTTGCAATATTATCATATACAGGGTACGATATGGAAGATGccttaatattaaataaggGAAGTGTAGATAGGGGTATTTTTCaaacacatatatataaaacagaATTAATAGATTTAGAGAAAGTTGCAGGATCGGGTGATTTTGTATTTGGAAATAACATTAGGTATACTAATAATTACAAAAGCAATAATATTAAGCATGACCACATAGGTAAAAAGCTAAATAATGATGGTTTGCCTAGTAtacaacaaaaaattaaagagtCTACAcctttatattcatatattaataaaaaaaatgaattaacaacatatgaaaattttaaaaggcATGGAGAATATTATGTAGACTTTGTAAGTATtgcaaaaaataattcaaatcaAATTGCAATTGTCAAATTACGATCGACAAGAAAACCTCAAGTAGGAGACAAATTTGCTTCAAGACATGGACAAAAAGGAGTTGTTTCCTTATTATTTCCTCATGAGGACATGCCTTTTTCAGAAAGTGGAATAGTTCctgatataatttttaatccTCATGGTATTCCATCACGTATGACTATTGGGATGCTTATCGAAAGTATATGTGGAAAAGTTGCTTCTGTATATGGTAAAAGAATTGATGCTACACCATTCAGAAAATATACCCAAcaaaaaagttttaataatCAATGGATTGATAATTGTGGTATTAAGGGATATTTACAGGAGagcaaagaaaaaaaaaattatatccataataaatcaaatgaCAGTGAAGATAATACAAAAGATTTGAATTTTCAACaaagcaaaaaaaagaaaaaatattcagATATAACATATGATGATAAAATTGATTATTTtgcaaaattattattaaacaaGGGATATGATTATTATGGAACTGAATTATTGTATAGTGGTATATATGGTGTTCCATTACAAGCTCATATATTTATTGGTGTAATTTATTATCAAAGATTAAGACATATGGCTTATGATAAAGCTCAGGTAAGACGATCAGGACCTGTTTGTAATTTAACTCATCAACCATTAAAAGGTAAAAGAAAACATGGTGGTATAAGATTAGGAGAAATGGAAAGAGATGGAATAATATCTCATGGTTGTAGTTTTGTAATTAATGAAagatttttaatgaattcaGATGGACATGAATGTTTTGTGTGCCCCAAATGTGGACTAATTTTATCACCCATTTTACAATTTAATGCGAGTgggaaaataataaaaggtaGATCTATTGgaggaaaaaataaaatggcTATTTGTAAATCCTGTGATGTATCatgtaaaattatttttattccttATGTTATAAGATATTTATTGAATGAATTAATTTGCTTAAATGTAACTATAagattaaatataaaatcagTTGAAAGTATGTTTAATTTgaaataa
- a CDS encoding zinc finger protein, putative has protein sequence MTEINSNEKNENSNSSTEVKNVVRYSEINLELMKSNKLNIDNKKYIQEKNFYKNENFNHCINEKKKKKINKKKMDEDKKEVKDDMTEITKEEVVKNDQILGNENEQVLEHQLTEIKKKKKKKNLFGEYNMNGMIVENYKSNNINHKYSNISDINSIEKNKNKKCIKDQATNCISDINENVTKQEKNNEYIKHGDKKEERKMLQNYKSFKNQNKEKKFLINDKNLYYNQRFTNCMYNDKKKVDNSSIYIKKPYIDENFFNQGMNRNHFYNFKYYPYNKNYLDNNIARDIYNFNNPYSYNCNDYCYLNHQQIHNTINNQNINHYEQQKSYNNSKHSALPLSHISTHNHINNIHLTDMNPKNLTINTINNTPNKEGSMRNTKYQQNYVYTKMKEKIHDQYYRIKLCPFLKKGLCQKGDNCSYAHSTDKLRSSINLTKTKICELWIKNECENDNCVYAHGELELRATPDYFKTKLCKYFDKEGKCPSGDKCRHAHGQEELRKRNYRRTELEKYALKNKINVKFLYNEVKNKKDISEYISYNLNKQSEDKNHLFSSNDSREFKTNNEKREIVSNEELKTINNEYKRETQNFHSSDFNSQEKENNNSSSFNEVNEQIIEDIKEGNNISNSNYNYSHERINIIDDSILNLKEEKEKRGKVDELNLHALSTDCNNVSKDFNKRQIKKEKDKNETVIKKKKYEQIIKYKEEKSNRENINEEIKLSDNKELRIVEAVDTKGDFVDNENKRSEKNYKRKTKVEEKECEQIFTTEKNTNCENEQEGEKEKIGDTFRKIEENQYDNENIASSVQKKLEANEKEKKKKSYNLIIKKKLSKYENDNKSNNNIKNEIAYTKLVKEVDDKYLEKDYVKRYNGNYYLNSYIKKNEKYSKIKNLNENRNFENDNNSISKNKHRKENNITKNHSTNNSSNCTTTTTSSNYNSKIFNYKYKKHNINKFMKNFKSPDKDNAKVKELSDKNSVLDTLAKVNTKQNMNINNNLKIKEEKKDSNTIQNNLSCKYFNKSFNNMYLISHHNSPNYNFEDSSRFFFTNYNNTSPLYMHNHLTRLSNCNNFFHNTTFRSNLNYEKNSTNINNDMLINHGIFPINTLINSVNYYNYNVNNIYSNGNDYYNYLNFEMNNINILNQASTINNNHHSNFPLNSPNSNYQQIFNILPSNNLLHSNILSHKSIQSQHYANPCQKKNFNNHNINDSNVYNVNQYINMAKYNGNEQNTMSANIVTNNNNKNNSFLSSNFNSTLPINQRDSQQSQTHVFNNIRSNASNNLCNNNDSMGGLHNSNINYDNSIQREILAIENNKKDIKKQNYMPSNSSNKNYDRKMNNLSCKHYQNNAQNDINKNNTINNDNNNINNSNIKNNKNNNITYDNKKKKKNNNNNNNNNNNNNNNNNNNNNNNNNNNINNNNDNNNNNNINNNNYYDNNNTDINDNNIDISDNNTDINTTTTTTTTTNNNNNNNDNNNNNDNNNINNNNNNDNNNINNNNNNDNNNINNNNNYDNNNTDSNNNNNNNNNNNYDNNNDNDSD, from the coding sequence atgactgaaataaattcaaatgaaaaaaatgaaaacagTAATTCTTCAACAGAGGTAAAGAATGTAGTACGTTACTCAGAAATTAACTTAGAATTGATGAAatctaataaattaaatatagataataaaaaatatattcaagagaaaaatttctataaaaatgaaaacttTAATCAttgtataaatgaaaaaaaaaaaaaaaaaataaataaaaaaaaaatggatgaagataaaaaagaagtCAAAGATGATATGACAGAGATCACAAAGGAGGAAGTGGTTAAGAATGATCAAATTCTAGGAAATGAGAATGAACAAGTATTAGAGCATCAATTGAcagagataaaaaaaaaaaaaaaaaaaaaaaatctttttgGCGAATATAACATGAATGGAATGATTgttgaaaattataaatcaaataatataaatcatAAATATTCGAATATTAGTGACATTAATagtatagaaaaaaataaaaataagaaatgtaTAAAAGACCAAGCAACTAATTGTATTTctgatataaatgaaaatgttacaaaacaagaaaaaaataatgaatatataaaacatgGTGATAAAAAAGAGGAAAGAAAAATGcttcaaaattataaatcttttaaaaatcaaaacaaggaaaaaaaatttttaataaatgataaaaatttatattacaaTCAAAGATTTACTAATTGTAtgtataatgataaaaaaaaggtagATAATagtagtatatatataaaaaagccTTATAttgatgaaaatttttttaatcaagGAATGAATagaaatcatttttataattttaaatattacccctataataaaaattatttagataataatatagcaagagatatatataattttaataatcctTATTCATATAACTGCAACGATTACTGTTATTTAAATCACCAACAAATTCACAATACAataaataatcaaaatataaatcattATGAGCAGCAAAAATCTTATAATAATTCGAAGCATTCTGCTTTACCACTTTCACATATATCAACACACAATCAcattaataatattcatCTAACTGACATGAATCCTAAAAATTTAACTATAAACACAATAAATAATACCCCCAATAAAGAGGGATCTATGAGAAACACAAAATATCAACAAAATTACGTATATACGAAAATGAAGGAAAAAATACATGATCAATACTACAGAATAAAGCTATGCccctttttaaaaaagggATTATGCCAAAAAGGAGACAACTGTTCCTATGCACATTCAACTGATAAATTAAGAAGTTCCATTAatttaacaaaaacaaaaatttgtGAATTGTggataaaaaatgaatgtgAAAATGATAATTGTGTATATGCTCATGGAGAATTAGAACTAAGAGCAACACCTGATTATTTCAAAACAAAgttatgtaaatattttgataaaGAAGGAAAATGCCCTTCTGGAGACAAATGTAGACATGCTCATGGACAAGAAGaattaagaaaaagaaattatagaAGAACAGAATTAGAGAAATatgctttaaaaaataaaataaatgtgaaatttttatataatgaagtaaaaaataaaaaggatatttctgaatatatttcatataatCTCAATAAACAAAGTGAAGACAAAAACCATTTATTTAGTTCTAATGATAGCAGAGaatttaaaacaaataatgaaaaaagagaaatagtttcaaatgaagaattaaaaacTATAAATAATGAGTATAAAAGAGAAACACAAAACTTTCATTCGTCTGATTTCAATTCccaagaaaaagaaaataataactcTTCTAGTTTTAATGAGGTAAATGAGCAAATTATAGAAGATATAAAGGAAGGAAATAATATTAGTAACTCCAATTACAATTATTCACATGAACgaattaatataattgatGACAGCATCTTAAATCTAAAagaggaaaaagaaaaaagaggAAAGGTCGATGAATTAAACTTACATGCTTTGAGTACTGATTGTAATAATGTAAGTAAggattttaataaaagacaaataaaaaaggaaaaagataaaaacgAAACtgtgattaaaaaaaaaaaatatgaacaaatcataaaatataaagaagagAAGAGTAAtagagaaaatataaatgaagaaataaaattaagtgATAATAAGGAATTAAGAATAGTAGAAGCAGTAGATACCAAAGGTGATTTTGTCgacaatgaaaataaaagaagtgaaaaaaattataaacgAAAAACTAAAGTGGAAGAAAAGGAATGTGAACAAATATTTACAACAGAGAAAAATACAAATTGTGAGAATGAACAAGAgggagaaaaagaaaaaattggtGATACTTTCagaaaaatagaagaaaatcaatatgataatgaaaatatagcTTCTAGTGTACAGAAGAAATTAGAAgctaatgaaaaagaaaaaaaaaaaaaaagttacaatctcattattaaaaaaaaattaagcaaatatgaaaatgataataaatcaaataataatattaaaaatgaaattgcATATACAAAATTAGTGAAAGAAGTAGATGATAAATATTTGGAGAAAGATTATGTTAAGAGGTATAATggaaattattatttaaatagttatataaagaaaaatgaaaaatattctaaaattaaaaatttaaatgaaaataggaattttgaaaatgataataattctatatcaaaaaataaacatagaaaagaaaataatataactaAAAATCACTCAACAAATAATTCTTCTAACTGTACAACGACTACCACATCTAGTAATTATAATtcgaaaatttttaattataaatataaaaaacataatataaataaatttatgaaaaattttaagagtCCTGATAAAGACAATGCAAAGGTTAAAGAGTTAAGTGATAAAAATAGTGTACTGGATACGTTGGCAAAGGTTAATACTAAGCAGAATatgaatattaataataatttaaaaattaaagaagaaaaaaaggattCCAATACaattcaaaataatttaagttgcaaatatttcaataaatcatttaataatatgTATTTAATCTCTCATCATAATTCACCAAATTATAATTTCGAAGATTCTTCAAGGTTCTTTTTTAccaattataataatacaaGTCCACTTTATATGCATAATCATTTAACAAGATTAAGTaattgtaataatttttttcataacaCTACTTTTAGatcaaatttaaattatgaaaaaaattctactaatataaataatgatatgtTAATAAATCATGGAATATTTCCAATAAATACTTTGATAAATAGtgttaattattataattataatgtaaataatatttattcaaATGGAAatgattattataattatttaaattttgaaatgaataatataaatatattgaatCAAGCATCAACCATTAATAATAATCATCATTCTAATTTTCCTTTAAATTCACCAAATTCAAACTATCagcaaatttttaatatattaccATCAAATAACTTATTGCATTCTAACATTTTATCACATAAATCTATTCAATCACAACATTATGCAAATCCttgtcaaaaaaaaaattttaataatcataatataaatgattctAATGTATACAATGTAAAtcaatatattaatatgGCAAAGTATAATGGAAATGAACAAAATACTATGTCTGCAAATATAGttacaaataataataataaaaataattcttttttaagtAGCAATTTCAATAGTACACTACCAATAAATCAAAGAGATTCACAACAATCACAAACACatgtatttaataatattagatCAAATGcttcaaataatttatgcaataataatgatagtaTGGGTGGATTACATAACTCTAACATTAATTATGATAACTCTATCCAAAGGGAAATACTAGCCATTGAAAACAacaaaaaagatataaagaAACAAAATTATATGCCATCAAAttcatcaaataaaaattatgatagaAAAATGAATAACTTAAGTTGTAAGCATTATCAAAATAATGCgcaaaatgatataaataaaaataatactatcaataatgataataataatattaataatagtaatattaaaaataataaaaataataatattacatatgacaataaaaaaaaaaaaaaaaataataataataataataataataataataataataataataataataataataataataataataataataataataatataaataataataatgataataataataataataatataaataataataattattatgataataacaatactgatattaatgataataatattgataTTAGTGATAATAATACTGATATTAATACTACTACTACTACTACTACTActactaataataataataataataatgataataataataataatgataataataatataaataataataataataatgataataataatataaataataataataataatgataataataatataaataataataataattatgataataacaatactgatagtaataataataataataataataataataataattatgataataataatgataatgatagtgattaa